The nucleotide sequence AATTGTGCAGCTGAGAATCTTGGATTCACATCATACCCACAAGCTTATCTAAGCAAAAAGGCAAAAGGAAAAAACCTTTTGACTGGAGCTAACTTTGCCTCTGCAGCCTCCGGTTATTACGATGGCACAGCCAAGCTCTACGTTAGTAccattttttttgctctttatttatttatttgtcgtCTAACAATAATTTGAATCTTAATAATTGAGAACGTCTTCTTACTTAATTTCATTGCTGATTATGAAGAGTGCAATATCGTTGCCGCAACAGCTTGAACATTACAAAGACTATATAAGCCGGATCCAAGAAATCGCAGCCTCAAACAACAATGCAAACGCCAGTGCTATTATNNNNNNNNNNNNNNNNNNNNNNNNNNNNNNNNNNNNNNNNNNNNNNNNNNNNNNNNNNNNNNNNNNNNNNNNNNNNNNNNNNNNNNNNNNNNNNNNNNNNNNNNNNNNNNNNNNNNNNNNNNNNNNNNNNNNNNNNNNNNNNNNNNNNNNNNNNNNNNNNNNNNNNNNNNNNNNNNNNNNNNNNNNNNNNNNNNNNNNNNNNNNNNNNNNNNNNNNNNNNNNNNNNNNNNNNNNNNNNNNNNNNNNNNNNNNNNNNNNNNNNNNNNNNNNNNNNNNNNNNNNNNNACTAATCTATGTttgttcaaagcaaaaaaataaaagctttcaCCAATCTATAGGttaattatacaattttgtcaaaacctaaacaatttcatttttaatgcatatttacatttattagCAAAACAAATTACTAACTTAGAGGTCTTCTTGGCGTGCATCAGAGACTTTTTTCAACTAAGACTTGCGATTTATAGACTTTCTTGGATCATTTCAGAGACGTACGTTATATTTTAAGTCCGGTTCCTTTCTATTTAcattacatctttttttttataactcatgAGTGATCCTAAAGGCTTCCTAGGCCCAAAGACTAATCTCCTGGGCCGGGGGGAAATCATGTTAAATTTCGAACCCCGTGACCAATGCTACTCGAACCCAGGTTTTTCAATGCTATTTACATTACATCATCAGAGACTTCGAGACTTACGATTTATAGACTTCCTCTCTATTTTCCGAGTTCTTTTATTGGTTTCAAACCAAATTCTATAACATTTTTACTGActcaaaattgaaagaaaaatctaCGTTCTGTTCGCGCATTCAAAATGGAGTATATAGACGTAAGGGAGTTGGAAATTAAGACAAGTGTCAAATGGCACACATAAACGTAACTGAACTATAAATGTAGAAGCCAAATCAATGCCCGAGTCTCACAACTACTTTCTTTCAATGTGGTTCTCTCTCTGCTAAGTGTTTTTACTTCTCTTTAACAGGCCAACAGATCAGACACATCAATGTGTTGTGCGTATATCAGAGACACAAACGACATGTACACATGAACGCTACGATACTactatatatcattatatactGTGTAAGAAACATTTGAGTACTCCACCTAATTCTATCACATTTAATACAAGAGTGATCCCCCAAATGTTTATTTGGTCTATATAAATACCCTTGCATGCCAAACTACATAACACTTATTCTACTCATATAAGCATCAACATTACTATATAATCGTCGTCATCATTATAATCTTcatctttttgaaaaaaaaaacaaagaaaatcatgaGTTTCTCGAGAGTGGGAGTTTTGTTAGATCTATATGTAATGGTAGGGTCTTTAATGTTTCTTGAGCTAATGGTGGTGATGGAGGCACAGCCACTGGTTCCATCCATGTTCATCTTTGGTGATTCGGTGGTTGATGTTGGAAACAACAATGAAATCTACACAATCGTTAAAGCTAATTTTCCTCCTTATGGAAGAGACTTCACAACCCATAAACCCACCGGACGCTTCTGCAATGGAAAGTTAGCTACTGACTTCACCGGTACTTCTTcatttcttatttcttatatTCTTCCATTTATTCGAATGATAGACACAGTGACATATATGCATAATGCATGCATGCGTATATACTCATTTCTCATCCAAATAACCGTCTGATTGACAGCATATAGTATTTAGACATACATGCATGTGTACTCAAACATGATGATCTAGTTTTGTGAATTGATGCAGGACTGTTTAGTTAAATATTCCTGAGAGTAATCGTTCCACATGCAGCATATATTGATGTCAATTGATGATTTCTAGCAAGGATTGAAAACTAAAAGTAGAAAATTAAGAGCCATGACTTGATAATAATTTCTTCAAACTTggagttaaaaaccaaaactagtTGCTGGATTGTATTTGCATGGGGGTGAAGTAAAGTAAACAATTTATTTAGGATGAAAGACGAAGAAAACAATGTACATGCATTAGGTCGATATGTGTGCATGTTTATGTGTACATGCATACACATATGatattatagtaatataatGATCAATTGTGCAGCTGAGAATCTTGGATTCACATCATACCCACAAGCTTATCTAAGCAAAAAGGCAAAAGGAAAAAACCTTTTGACTGGAGCTAACTTTGCCTCTGCAGCCTCCGGTTATTACGATGGCACAGCCAAGCTCTACGTTAGTAccattttttttgctctttatttatttatttgtcgtCTAACAATAATTTGAATCTTAATAATTGAGAACGTCTTCTTACTTAATTTCATTGCTGATTATGAAGAGTGCAATATCGTTGCCGCAACAGCTTGAACATTACAAAGACTATATAAGCCGGATCCAAGAAATCGCAGTCTCAAACAACAATGCAAACGCCAGTGCTATTATCTCCGATGGCATATATATCGTCAGCGCAGGAAGCAGTGACTTCATACAAAACTACTATATCAACCCTCTCCTCTACAAAGTTCAATCACCTGATGACTTCTCCGATTACCTCATCCTCTCCTACTCCAGTTTCATTCAGgttattttttctctatttctttgtttgtttgttcaaatCATTACCTAAATGAGGAATCAAATTGATTTGAGCAATATATATCATAAACTTAAATTAgcaatatttgtttgttcagACAATCAAAAGGTAGTTAAAGTATaagtttgttgtgtttttgttttgttctgttttgggaATCCGTAGAATTTATACTCGTTAGGAGCAAGAAGGATCGGAGTGACTACGCTTCCGCCGATGGGATGTTTACCGGCGGCCATAACTGTGGCAGGACCACACGAAGGGGGATGCTCGGAGCAGCTAAACAACGATGCAGTCTCCTTCAACAACAAACTCAATACAACGTCGCAGGATCTCAAGAGAAACCTCATTGGACTCAATCTAGTCGTGTTTGATATCTATCAGCCTCTTTATGATCTCGCCACCAGGCCATCTGAATTTGgtaatttatacatattttcGAAGCATAGAACAATGCTTGGTTaataggttttaatttttgttatgtgttctatgtaaaaaaaatttcaggaTTTGCAGAGGCAAGAAGAGCTTGTTGTGGAACAGGATTACTAGAGACATCAATACTATGTAACCCTAAATCATTAGGAACATGTAATAACGCGACTGAGTATGTCTTTTGGGACGGGTTTCATCCGACGGAAGCTGCTAACAAGATTCTCGCAGACAATCTCTTGCTCGCTGGcatctctctcatctcatgatcatatccatatctctctctctctacattCTTTTCAACTATGGCTTAAGATTGTAATTTTCAGTTTATGTATTGTTTTGCCTATTTGGATTTCAAAACTGAATCGAGATTTTATGTCGGAAGATAGACTTCTAGCTTTTAAAATATGAGTATTTCTTTTGGTTGCACATGTCTTTCTTGTGTACAATTTACCAGACTGTCTCCTAAGTAATCTACGGATATGAGAAAGACAGGCAAGTTCTAACCTGTATATGTCTACCATAAAGTCCACCTGAGTTAGCGATATCTTGAAGCTTGATGGTGTAATGTGTTATGCCTTGAGTGACCATGGGAAGATTCGCCATGAATTAAGATCCTTCACAGATCTACAATTAAGTAAGAAGAAAATTATGAGTCAGGTTAATTAGAATATTTCCAATTCAGACTACATTCGAAGTGGCTGTAGCAAAAGTATCTAACAATTGAAACAAAGCCTCTGGAAATTTATGACCAATCGTATTATGAGAGGTTTTGAGTTTTTCAGACTGCATATATCACTTGAAATAGAATTTGAATGCAGACAAGTCTTACAAGCCTTATACTGGAGATGGAGAATAGCTTATCCGAAATATCTGTGACAGCAATCCAATAGCCTTTTAACACCAGCTTTGTTTATAGAGCAGTCCCCAGTTATGCTTTCCTCCTGCAGATTCTCATTGCGAGTACTCCAAATGTTTAATATCAACTGAATCTTCTGTATCTGTTGTTGCTTAAGGTCAACAAAAATATCTGTACAGGCCATCTTTGTAGAATctagaaagaagagaaaaaaacaaaggaatagAAAAGTGGATACAGCAATTGTTCGCGCACTTGANNNNNNNNNNNNNNNNNNNNNNNNNNNNNNNNNNNNNNNNNNNNNNNNNNNNNNNNNNNNNNNNNNNNNNNNNNNNNNNNNNNNNNNNNNNNNNNNNNNNNNNNNNNNNNNNNNNNNNNNNNNNNNNNNNNNNNNNNNNNNNNNNNNNNNNNNNNNNNNNNNNNNNNNNNNNNNNNNNNNNNNNNNNNNNNNNNNNNNNNNNNNNNNNNNNNNNNNNNNNNNNNNNNNNNNNNNNNNNNNNNNNNNNNNNNNNNNNNNNNNNNNNNNNNNNNNNNNNNNNNNNNNNNNNNNNNNNNNNNNNNNNNNNNNNNNNNNNNNNNNNNNNNNNNNNNNNNNNNNNNNNNNNNNNNNNNNNNNNNNNNNNNNNNNNNNNNNNNNNNNNNNNNNNNNNNNNNNNNNNNNNNNNNNNNNNNNNNNNNNNNNNNNNNNNNNNNNNNNNNNNNNNNNNNNNNNNNNNNNNNNNNNNNNNNNNNNNNNNNNNNNNNNNNNNNNNNNNNNNNNNNNNNNNNNNNNNNNNNNNNNNNNNNNNNNNNNNNNNNNNNNNNNNNNNNNNNNNNNNNNNNNNNNNNNNNNNNNNNNNNNNNNNNNNNNNNNNNNNNNNNNNNNNNNNNNNNNNNNNNNNNNNNNNNNNNNNNNNNNNNNNNNNNNNNNNNNNNNNNNNNNNNNNNNNNNNNNNNNNNNNNNNNNNNNNNNNNNNNNNNNNNNNNNNNNNNNNNNNNNNNNNNNNNNNNNNNNNNNNNNNNNNNNNNNNNNNNNNNNNNNNNNNNNNNNNNNNNNNNNNNNNNNNNNNNNNNNNNNNNNNNNNNNNNNNNNNNNNNNNNNNNNNNNNNNNNNNNNNNNNNNNNNNNNNNNNNNNNNNNNNNNNNNNNNNNNNNNNNNNNNNNNNNNNNNNNNNNNNNNNNNNNNNNNNNNNNNNNNNNNNNNNNNNNNNNNNNNNNNNNNNNNNNNNNNNNNNNNNNNNNNNNNNNNNNNNNNNNNNNNNNNNNNNNNNNNNNNNNNNNNNNNNNNNNNNNNNNNNNNNNNNNNNNNNNNNNNNNNNNNNNNNNNNNNNNNNNNNNNNNNNNNNNNNNNNNNNNNNNNNNNNNNNNNNNNNNNNNNNNNNNNNNNNNNNNNNNNNNNNNNNNNNNNNNNNNNNNNNNNNNNNNNNNNNNNNNNNNNNNNNNNNNNNNNNNNNNNNNNNNNNACAAAACCGATATGTACTGACTCAGACAGAATGTGTTTATCTCAGACTCATTAACTCTGGCAAGTAACCTCGCAATAACATTCCAAATTGCTCTTTTTGCTTCTAAGTCATCCAAAGCAAATGGTAAAGTACTGAATAAACCTTCCAAGAAAGAGAAATCTGCTTGCACAGATTCTTAGTGTTAGATAAAGACATGAAGCACTTAGATGAAACAACCAACAACACTATGCATATATTTTATCTGTTCATCCTAATCTGCAAAGTATGGCCCTTGCTGTGAATTGCTAAAAACATCTTCAGAATGCTTTCATCAGTACAAACATCTCATACTtgttaaacaaatttaattataactttttCCTAACACCACAATTCCAGAATTCAGAACTAGGTAAAGAAAGTAAAGTAAAGTCATGTCACACTCTGCAAACCCAAATGGAAAATGCTGACCAGACATTTCATGAAAGTAAAGTAATTAGTTTACCTTCCAATACTTCTGGAATAAAATGGACTGTTTCCGACAGCATATTTGCGATCAAAACTCCAGCAGTAACACAAGATGCTGCCACCTACAGTGAAGATAAGTTTATTAGATTATAACTTGAGATACATTCAATGCAAAGCTTGTTGGAAAAACCTATAAATACCTCAGCTTTGTCCTGAAGTTTCATAAGATCACAGACTAGCTGAAATAGTTCTTTGCTAGAGCAACTCTCTTTAGAATGGCTATCTGAAGCAGAAAGGGCTTCAATAGCTCGGAGAATAATTTCAAGGATGGGGTACCTGAAACCATATACAAGGGTTCATACTACATAGTAAAGCAtaacacttgttttttttttgcaagaatatGAATGCCATTCATAAACACTTAATGACCATTAAGATGAATTTCTATTCTTTACCTTTCTGGAATTCTTTCTTTCGTCAACTTGCTcatttcaaaagaaagaagattgaTCAAGAGACTCGTCAAACCCAGAGTCATTAGTAGAGGGATCAATAGCTTCTCAATCTCCGGTTGACTTTCTATGATACCTAACAATAACCCTACACTCTATGGAGAAAATGGAAAGATATAGCAAATTCAAAAAGAGCCATGATAAACCAAAACTTACAGAAAATGGTTGAGGGACATGAATAAGCATAAAGTAGAGAGTTAAAGGAAAGATTTCCATCTGAAACTGAGTCCTATAAAATTCACCAGTTCGATCAACCTTTCAACCATCAATTCGTCCAGTACAAGAATGACTCAGTTACAAGCACAAATATCAGAAGTTACCTTCTCAATAAGATGTGGATTCAAGGTATTTTCTGCAATCCATAAAATACGGCGAAGTATATCATCAGACTGCAAACACTCAGCCCAGAGAGTACATCCAGTCCCAGAGAGACCTGTGGTTAGTATCCTATTGGAAACATATGTCAATATTTAGATAACCAAACCAACTGATGAACATGATTTACATTTGATGTcataaactgaatttttttaccTACAAACTTCACTTAGGCATTGGGTATCATCAAGAAACAACTGCCCCACAAGTATATTGACGATTCCTGCTGTAGACTCTACATGTTGCAACAGACCTTCATGGCAAACAAGGTTCCTAATAATCCCTAGACAGATTTCCTTGCAAGccccaaaatgaaaaaaaaaaaaaaatgtaaacatcAAAATCTGTCAAGGAAGACaaacaaaaccagaaaattatCAGACTTGGCCATTGATCATAGATATACTATACACTTCTTACTCGAATGCGGGAAGATTCTGAAACCATAAGGTTTGCATGAAGCACTTCTAATATTAGGTTCTGTACCTGCAAATCCAATGTGaatacaagaaaataatcaCAACTTCCAGCACATAGAGTTAAATACATGTAATGTAACCAAGCTGCTTTCTTGTCTACATGGAAACCAATACCATCTTTCAACAATTCAAATGTGTATTACTTATCTAAACCCATTACCATTAGCTCAGCATGAGTTCTACTAGCAGCAAGATCCCACAAAACACAACCATGATCTTCCCAAGC is from Camelina sativa cultivar DH55 chromosome 20, Cs, whole genome shotgun sequence and encodes:
- the LOC104770623 gene encoding GDSL esterase/lipase At5g22810 — protein: MSFSRVGVLLDLYVMVGSLMFLELMVVMEAQPLVPSMFIFGDSVVDVGNNNEIYTIVKANFPPYGRDFTTHKPTGRFCNGKLATDFTAENLGFTSYPQAYLSKKAKGKNLLTGANFASAASGYYDGTAKLYSAISLPQQLEHYKDYISRIQEIAVSNNNANASAIISDGIYIVSAGSSDFIQNYYINPLLYKVQSPDDFSDYLILSYSSFIQNLYSLGARRIGVTTLPPMGCLPAAITVAGPHEGGCSEQLNNDAVSFNNKLNTTSQDLKRNLIGLNLVVFDIYQPLYDLATRPSEFGFAEARRACCGTGLLETSILCNPKSLGTCNNATEYVFWDGFHPTEAANKILADNLLLAGISLIS
- the LOC104772472 gene encoding uncharacterized protein LOC104772472 — translated: MEDDEANQRRKFREEDDFSEARENEFPSHHPPPPSDELFDISTTVDPSYVISLIRKLLPVDSSTEERRNHHTNANNVVQGVDTSNGGSESMDIGGYNNESTSEEKDKVGSCAELGMVRGSSVEEAWEDHGCVLWDLAASRTHAELMVQNLILEVLHANLMVSESSRIREICLGIIRNLVCHEGLLQHVESTAGIVNILVGQLFLDDTQCLSEVCRILTTGLSGTGCTLWAECLQSDDILRRILWIAENTLNPHLIEKDSVSDGNLSFNSLLYAYSCPSTIFCIIESQPEIEKLLIPLLMTLGLTSLLINLLSFEMSKLTKERIPERYPILEIILRAIEALSASDSHSKESCSSKELFQLVCDLMKLQDKAEVAASCVTAGVLIANMLSETVHFIPEVLEDFSFLEGLFSTLPFALDDLEAKRAIWNVIARLLARVNESEINTFCLSQYISVL